GAAGAAGTGCAAATAACCCACTACCAATTGCTGCAAATAATAGTGCAATCCAAGGAGTCATCGCTCCCCACGTATCACCCATTAATAACGTTGTAACGATACCAGTAAATGCACCAAATAACATTAAACCTTCTAACGCTATATTTACAACTCCAGAACGTTCACTGAACACCCCACCTAACGCCGTAAAAATAAGTGGCGCTGCCGTATATAACGTACCAGTCACAAGAATGGCTAAAATATCAATAAAGCTCATTTATTTCCCCTCCTTGCTCATGCGTGTAAGTGCCCAGCGTAAAACATAACTGCAAGCAACAAAGAAAATAATGCATGCGATAATAACATTAATTAACTCAGAAGGTACATCTGCTTCAAAATTCATTTGCGGGGCTGCACTTTTCAAACCACCGAACAGTAAAGCCGATAATAATATACCAAACGGATTATTTCCTCCAAGAAGAGCTACCGCAATCCCATCGAATCCAATACCAGTAAACGACGTCATTGCTGTCATACTTTGGAATGTTCCTAGACCTTCCATTGCCCCACCAATTCCAGCAAAAGCACCAGCAATTGTCATTGATAATACAACATTACGAGAGACTTTCATCCCTGCATATTGCGATGCATTTTGGTTAAAACCAACCGATTTCAACTCATATCCTAACGTAGTTCTATCTAACAAGAACCACATTACAATAGCAATTATAATAGCTACAACAATTCCCCAGTGCAAACGAGATCCATCTGTCAATGAAGATAGCCAATCAGAAGCTAATGAAGCACTCGCCTGTACATCATAAGATTTCTCGTTACCTTCATGTATAAAACGTTTAATAAGGTCATACGTAACATAAAGCGCAATGTAGTTCATCATAATTGTTACAATTACTTCATTTACTTTAAGCTTTCCTTTTAAATATCCAGGTATAAAACCCCATAAACCACCAGCAATCGCGGCTACTAAAATAGATAATGGAATATGCAAAAATGCCGGTAGCGATACTGCGTAACCAAACCAAACAGCGGCAAGCCACCCAACTAATAATTGTCCTTCTACCCCAATGTTAAAAAGACCGGTACGAAATGCAAATGCCACGGAAAGTCCTGCTAACACAAGCGGAATCATCGTACGTAACGTTTCACCAATCGCTTGCGGATTCCCAACCATTCCTTCCCAAAGCGCTGCATACCCAACAATTGGATCATATCCACTAACTAACATTACAATGGCACCAACAATTAAACCAAAAATAACGGATAATACGGGAACTAAAATATTAATTGTTCGCTCCGTTAAAAATTTTTTAGCCATTTGTATTCACCTTCTCTTTCTCCGTTCCGCCAGCCATCAACAAACCAAGCTGTTGTTCATTTGTTTCTTTTGCATCGACAATCGCTACAATTTTCCCTTCATATATAACAGCAACTCGATCGCTAACATTTAAAATTTCATCCAGTTCTAACGATAGAAGTAATACCGCTTTCCCATTATCTCTCTGCTCGATTAACTTCTTATGAATAAATTCAATCGCACCTACATCTAAACCACGTGTTGGTTGCGCTGCAATTAATAAATCTGGATTACGATCTACTTCACGTGCAATGATAGCCTTCTGCTGATTTCCACCTGATAGAGCACGCGCTAATGTTTGTTCGCTAGGCGTACGTACATCAAACTGTTCAATAAGCGCCTTTGCTTTCTCTGTGATTTTACTAAAGTTTAAAATCCCCTTCTTTGAAAATGGATTTTTATAGTACGTTTGCAAAACTATATTGTCTTTAACAGAAAAATCAAGCACTAGCCCGTGTTTATGACGGTCTTCTGGAATATGACCAATTCCTTCCTCTGTAATTCTTCGAACAGGCCAATTCGTTATTTCTTTTCCTTTAATTGCAATAGAACCTGACTCAACTTTTCGTAAACCAGTAATCGCCTCTATTAATTCACTTTGTCCATTTCCATCAATCCCTGCAATCCCAACAATTTCTCCTGCACGAACAGTTAAGTCAAGGCCTTTTACAGCAGGTAATTGGCGTGCATCATGAACGACAAGATTCGCAACAGACAGAACCTCTTCTTTCGGTTTGGCCACTATTTTTTCTGTTTTAAAATTCACTTGACGTCCGACCATTAATTCTGCAAGTTTATGTTCATCCATTTTCGCAACGTCAACTGTACCAATCCCTTTACCTTTACGAATAATTGTACAACGATCGCAAACTTCCATAATTTCTTTCAACTTATGTGTAATAAGAACGATAGATTTCCCTTCTTGTACAAGTTTTTTCATAATTTGAATCAATTCATTAATTTCTTGAGGGGTTAACACCGCAGTAGGTTCATCAAATATTAAAATCTCCGCACCACGATAAAGTGTCTTTAATATTTCAACCCTTTGCTGCATCCCAACCGAAATATCTTCAATCTTTGCATATGGATCAACAGCTAAACCGTACTGTTCAGATAATTGTTTAATTTCTTTTGCAGCCTCTTCAACAGCGATTTTCCCTTTTCTCTTCGGCTCATTTCCTAGAATAATATTCTCTGTAACTGTAAAATTATGAACAAGCATAAAATGCTGATGGACCATCCCAATTCCAAGGTCATTTGCTATGTTCGGATTTGTAATTTTTACAGGTTTCCCTTTAATTTTAATCTCTCCCTGTTCTGGTTGATACAAACCGAACAGTACATTCATTAGCGTTGATTTCCCTGCACCATTTTCTCCAAGTAAAGCATGTATTTCTCCCTGTTTTACTTGCAGCGTAATATCATCATTCGCCACAATGCCTGGGAATACTTTTGTAATATTGTTCATCTCAATTACGTATTCCATTTTGTTCCTCCTTCTAGCAGGGAACACTCCCCAATTACACTCTATTAAAAGTAATTTTATATATACAAAGGTTAGTTCTAAGAACTAACCTTTGCTATTTCTCTATCATTATTTCTTTAGAGAAGCTTCGTATGCTTTATATTCCTCATCTGTCGCAGGTACTTTAATTTCACCAGCAGTAATTTTCTTCTCAAATTCTTCTACTTTTGTTAAAATTTCTGGGTTTACTTTTTTCACATTGTCAGTTGTTTTCGCAATACCGACACCTTCATCTTTTAAGCCAAACTCTTCTACTTTACCGCCTTTTAACTTACCATCTTTCGCTTCTTGTGCCACTTTTGCAACTGCAATATCAACACGTTTTACCATCGAAGTTAAAGTTACATTTTCAGGCATACCTTCTTGGTTTTGGTCACGGTCAACACCGATTACCCAAACGTCTTCACCTTTTTTCTTGCGGTTTTTCGCTTCTGTGAATACACCGTTACCAGTTGCACCTGAAGCGTGATAAATTACGTCAACACCTTGACCGTACATTGCTGAAGCTAATACAGATCCTTTTTCTGGCTTATCAAACGCATCAGCATATTGCGATACAATTTCGATATTTGGATTTACTGCTTTTGCACCAGCTTTAAAACCTGATTCGAATTTTGTAATTAATGGACTCTTCACACCACCAACAAAACCTACTTTATTTGATTTTGTTGTCATTGCTGCTACAGCCCCAACTAAGAATGAACCTTCATGGTCTTTAAATGTAATACTTGTTACGTTTGGCTTATCCACAACTGTATCTACAATCGCAAACTGTTCTTTCGGATACTGTTCAGCTACTTTTGTAATTGATTTTTCCATTAAGTAACCAATACCAAATGTTGTGTTATAATTATCTTTCGCAAATTTCGTTAAATTCGGGATATAGTCTGCATCTTTACTTGATTGAAGATAACGGTATCCTTCATTTTTCTTTAAATTGTTGTCTTTACCAAATTTCGTTAAACCTTCCCAAGCTGATTGGTTGAATGATTTGTCATCAACGCCCCCAACATCTGTAACCATACCAACCTTAAACTCTTTATCCCCTTTTTTGTCACTATCCGCTTTATCCGAGTTACCACATGCACCTAACACTGTACTTGCTGCTAATGTTAACGATAATAAAAGACCTGTTTTTTTCTTCATACTAGAAACCCCTCCTGAAATGTTTTGTCTAATGATTCATACGCTGCTGTCCCTTACTTCTTGCTGTCACCTCCCTAAAAAGGAACTTCCCTACATACGTTTTCTTAATACGTGGAAGCTAAATTTATCAGCTCTAAAGTAATTAATAGAATATAAGATTGGCTCATCATTTTGATCATAGTGCATTTGTTTTAAAACTAGCAGTGCCGTTTCAGGTTCACATTCTAAAATCGGTGAAATTTTCGGATGATAACCTATCGGCTCAATGTGAGCAACTGCGTATGTGATTCGCTTGTGCGTATTATTATGTATTACTGTAAGCAGCGATTCCTCATTGTATCCCGATAAATCTGGTAATATCTCTTTTGCCAGTTTATCAATGCAATATACAACTGGTTCCCCATCCGCTGTACGAACACGCTCGATCATTACTGCACTAAAGCCATCTTCACAATTAAACTTCTCTTTTTCTTCTTCTGTTAAAGTTGTTGTAGATGATGATAAAAAGATTGTTCCTGGTGTTTTCCCCACACTAGAAATCATATCTGTAATACTAGAAAGTTGCTCTATTCCAGAAGAAAATAACGGCTTCGCATTTACAAACGTCCCTACACCATGTCTACGAATGACAACATTTTCTTCTTCTAAAATACGCAGTGCTTCCCTTAAAGTTGCCCTACTTACACCAAGCTCTTTCGCTAGATCAAACTCTGAAGGTAACTTTTGCTTTTCTTTATAAGCCCCATCTTTAATTTTTCCTTTGATGTGATCAATCACCCGTAAATATAGGTGACGACTATCGGATTTTACTGACATAAGACTCCCCCGCATTTCAATTATTCGACCTCTGATGTAAGACTTCTTTTCTCTTTTTTCAACTTACAACACAGCATAATTACTAAATACTAAAAATAAGTGTAATTATCGAACAAATATTAATAATTTTTCAAGATGAAATTTTCACTCTTTATTCCATAAAAAAAACTTTGCACCATAAACATTCCTCATATCGAGAAAAAGTTCGGCACAAAGATACTTTACATCCTTTGTTACACACTTTTCCCCCATAGTCTAGCAATTCATGGTTGCCAGGTAGAAACTTATGGACCTTATCTCCAAGATTATATGAGGCAGTGATTCTTTTCGAAGTAATCTTACCACTTGCTCCCATATGTGTCAACAGAATTCAACATTTTTCTACATTAAATATCGAACGTTTCGAAAACCAAAACAATAAGCATTCGTATTCTAAAGAGCACCCGGTTATGTAAGCCCTTTCTTTTATATTGACTATAGTATATAACAAAAATAGCATATAAAAAAGCCTAATCGTAAAAACAATTAGGCTTTTTTTCAAGAACTTTTTTCTTGCACATCTTTAATGAGTACTTCCCTCGGTTTACTACCTTCATAAGGACCTACTACACCATTCATTTCCATAGCATCGATTAAACGAGCCGCTCGCGTATATCCTACTCTAAATCTACGTTGTAACATAGACACAGATGCTGTTTGCATTTCTACTACAAGTTGAATCGCTTCATCGTATAATTCATCTTCTACTTCCTGCTTTGTTTCAGGAACATCTTGCGGAATCATATCCTCTTGATATTGCGCTTTTTGTTGCGCAACAACATATTCTACGACTCTCTCAACTTCATCATCTGATAAAAATGCTCCTTGTACACGAACAGGTTTCGATGCACCAATTGGTATGAACAACATATCTCCACGCCCCAGCAGCTTCTCTGCACCACCACCGTCAAGAATCGTTCGAGAGTCTGTTTGGGAAGATACAGCAAATGCAATACGCGATGGAATATTCGCTTTAATAACACCTGTAATTACATCAACTGACGGACGCTGAGTCGCAATAATTAAATGAATACCAGCAGCACGTGCCATTTGAGCTAAACGCATAATCGCATCTTCTACATCAGAAGAAGCAACCATCATTAAATCAGCTAACTCGTCCACAATTACTACAATATATGGTAATTCAGGTTGTTTCGCTTCCGATTGGCTATTATGCTCTTTAATATGATCGTTATACCCTTCAATGTTACGCGTACCGCTATGCGCGAATAATTCATAACGACGCTCCATTTCACTCACAACTTTCTTCAAAGCCTGTGACGCTTTTTTCGGATCAGTTACAACTGGCGTTAATAAATGCGGAACACCGTTATATACATTTAACTCTACCATTTTCGGATCAATCATCATTAATTTTACTTCATGCGGTTTCGCACGCATTAAAATACTTACAATAATTCCATTAATACATACACTCTTTCCGCTACCAGTCGCACCAGCTACTAATAAATGGGGCATTTTATTTAAACGTGCCAATACAGCCTCTCCTGTAATATCACGTCCAAGACCGATTAATAACTTCTCTTCTGGATGGTTATTCGCCTTTGAATCAAGAACTTCTCTAAGCGTTACCATAGAAACTTCTGAATTCGGAACCTCAATCCCAACAGCTGATTTCCCGGGAATAGGTGCTTCAATACGAATGTCTTTCGCTGCTAAAGCAAGCGCTAAATCATCACTTAAACTAACAATTTTGCTTACTTTTACTCCCATATCAGGATACACTTCATACTTCGTAACTGCGGGACCTCTATGTACTTTTGTTACTTTCGCTTTCACACCAAAACTTTGGAATGTACGTTCCAATTTACGAGCATTTTCATAAATTTCCGCATTTTCATTTGTAACTTGCTTATTTTTTGGAAACTTTAATATATCAAGCGAAGGAAGCTTATAATCTTTATTTTCCACATTAGAAAATTGCATAGGAGGCGCTTTCGTTTCACCTTCTAGAGATTCAACGATTTTTTCTCCTCGTTTCTTTTGAGGGTGCTCTTCTGGTGTAGCCGGAACTGTCTCTTCAATAAACGGAGGAGTGATTAAATCATTTTCATTTTCTTCTATCCGCTTTTCCGTCTCTTCACTTACTGGATAATTCTCAGTAAAATTTGAAATAATTGGCGGTCCGATTTCTATCTCTTCTACTGGCTCAATAGCCTCTTCTTGTTCGGCAACTCGTTCACGCCTCTTACTTCTTGTTGTTTTTGTCTTTTCAGTTTGCTCAGCGACCCTTTTAGATCTCCAATCTTTATAATCCCCTTGCATTACTTCGAATTGACTTCTAAGAATTCGCCCTACAGGAGCAAGTACTTCTCCAATATGCTTATTTGTTATACACAGTATTCCGAGTATAACTAAAATAATTCCAATGATATATGCTCCTACTTCGTCAAATAAGAAATAACACGTTGCGAACATAAGCGCACCGAACATACCACCACCTAAATGAACACTATCTGGGCCCTTTTTCATTTCAAGGAAGAAGTAATCTTTTGTACTAACAATTACAGAAGTATTTTGCACAGCTCCATCTTTCGTAAGAAGATTAAATAATGTAATATGACTAAACATTAATATTGCTAATACAATTAAATAAACACCTATTAGCCGTTTATTTAAAAGGTTTGGCCATCCACGCTTTATAACAAACGCAACAGATAAAGCTATTACACCTAACACACCAATTATGTACCACTCACCAAAGAAGAAGCGAAAAAATAACACAAACGATTTCCCTACTACACCTAGCTGTAAAATCGTAATAATTGAAAGTGCAAAAAGAGTCAACCCGACGATTTCATAATACAAAGTTGGCTTTATCGTACGCCTTGCTTTTGCCTTCGTCCCTCTTTGCTTTTGTTTTGCCATTTCTTCACCTCGTGTTCTAAAAATTAAGTACAACTTCCTAAAAAAGCTCTACTTATATGTCTTTCTCTCTATTTTTCTGGTCTTTATATCTTCTATTTTTACACTTCTTGTAAAATGTTAAATAAACAGAAGAAAGCAGCCTACTCATGGCTGCTCAACCGTCTTGTTTTTTATATTATACCATAGCTTCTAAACAAAATCCTTCTTTTTGCTAAAAGGTAATTTTCTGTCCAGGCTCAAACTCTAGGTAGTGAGACGGATTCGTACTTAACACACGTACAATCGAGTAACATTGATTATCCTCCTCAGAAACCATTAATTCCACGCCATTTACATTCACAACTTTTTGACTTTCGCATTGTGAATAATCGGCCGGATATACAAGTTGCTCTGGCATAATTGTATATAAAATCATTGTAGCATTGTCCCTTCTGTCTGATTGTCCCCACGCGTATCAATTAATTCGTTTAACTTCCGCAGCGCGCTACCAATACCACCGACATCATCTATAAGACCATACTTCACTGCATCTCCACCTATTACATTCGTCCCAATATCTCGCGTCAAATTCCCTTTTGCAAACATAAGCTCTTTAAAACGATCTTCCGTTACTTTCGAATGCTTTGTCACAAATCGAATGACTCTTTCTTGCATTTTATCCAAATACTCAAATGTTTGCGGCACACCTATAACAAGACCTGTTAAACGAATCGGATGAATTGTCATCGTCGCTGTTTCGGCAATAAATGAATAATCAGTTGAGACCGCAATCGGTACACCAATTGAATGCCCTCCTCCTAAAACAAGAGAGACAGTTGGTTTTGAAATCGAAGCCACCATTTCAGAAATTGCTAACCCAGCTTCAACGTCACCTCCAACTGTATTTAATATTAAAAGTAAGCCTTCAATTTTCGGATTTTGTTCGATCGCGACAATTTGCGGAATGATGTGCTCATATTTTGTTGTTTTATTTTGTGGCGGCAACTGAATATGACCTTCCACCTGCCCAACAATTGTTAAACAATGAATACGCGATTCATTCATTTGCGGTACATTCGTCTGTCCAAGTTGTTGAATTTTCTCCACTATAGAAGCTTCTTTCGGAATTTCTTTCGGCTCAGCTTCTTTTTCTTCATTTGTATAACGATCACGTTCTGTCATATCGTATCCCCTTTCACTCGTATATAACTATTATTTCTTAAGTTATAAATTTCATTCGATAGGGTTAAAAAAGAAAAAGATCACCTGTAAAGGTGATCTTTTTTATACTTCCATAATAATCGGTAAAATCATTGGCTTTCTCTTCGTTTCTTCGTACAAGAACTGCCCTAATAATTCACGAATATTTTGTTTTAACATAGACCATTCAATTGAATATTCTTTAATAGATTGTTCAACAATCATACGTACAATATCTGTAGAACGTTCGATCAATGCTTCTGATTCACGTACATATACGAAACCGCGTGAAATAATTTCTGGACCAGAGATGATTTTCTTTTCATCTTTACCAAGTGTCACAACAACAACTAAAATTCCATCTTGAGATAACATCTTTCTATCTCGAAGAACAATATTACCAACGTCGCCAACACCTAATCCATCAATTAAAACATTGCCAGCTTGCACTTTACCAACTAAGTTTGCTTCTTCATCGCCAAAAGCAATTACATCGCCTTTTTCTACAATAAAGATATTTTCTCTCGCAATACCTACATCTTCCGCTAAATATGCATGTGCTTTTTGCATACGGAACTCACCATGTACGGGTACAAAATATTTCGGCTTCATTAAATTCAACATCAGTTTTAATTCTTCTTGGCTACCATGACCTGAAACGTGAACTTTTCTTTCACCGTAATAAATAACTTCAGCTCCAGCTCTAAATAACAAATCAATAATTTTCGATACAGATATTTCATTCCCTGGAATAGGAGAAGCTGCAATAATAACCGTATCACCTTTACGAATTGAAATTTGTTTATGAGCTTGCTTCGCCATTCTAGAAAGGGCTGCCATTGGCTCACCTTGACTACCTGTTGTTAAAATAGCTACCTTTTTCTCTGGGAAATTGTCCACTTCTTGTAATGAAATAATCATACCTTCTGGAACCTCTAAATAACCAAGACGTCTTGCAATGTCTACCACTTTTACCATACTGCGTCCTACTACCGCTACTTTTCGTCCTGTTTCACCAGCTGCATCAAATACTTGTTGGATACGATGTACATTCGATGCAAATGAAGCAACAATAATACGACCTTCTGCACTATAGAACACTTTTGAAATCTCTATACCAACTTCTTTTTCTGAACCTGTATAACCAGGACGTTCAGCGTTTGTACTATCAGATAGTAAGCAAAGCACGCCTTCGTTTCCGATTTGCGCCATTTTCCCAAGATCTGCTCCATTATTTCCAATTGGAGTTTGATCAAATTTAAAGTCTCCTGTATACACTACAGCACCTTTTGATGTATGGAAACAAACACCAACAGAATCCGGAATACTATGTGTCGTTCCAAAGAATGACACAGTTGTTGAATTAAACTCTATAGTTGAATTCGAGTCAATTGTTTTTAAGTCTACACGGCCTAACATCCCCGCTTCGCCAAGCTTTTCTTGTATAAGCCCTACCGTTAATTTCGTCGCGTATACTGGAATAGATAATTTGCGAAGTACATAAACAATTCCACCAATATGATCCTCATGACCGTGAGTAATGAATAATCCTTTTACTCGCTCTTGATTTTCTACTAAATATGTAATGTCAGGAATAACAATATCAATTCCAAACATTTCATCTCCCGGGAACATCAATCCTGCATCTACAATAAAGATTTCAGAATCAATTTCAACACAGTACATGTTTTTTCCGATTTCACCTACTCCACCAAGAGCAAATACTTTAACAGACTCATTCTCTTTTCTCTTCATGTTGTTGCCTGGTTTAAAAATCTTGCAAACACTGATTTCACCAAAATTGCAGAGACACCAGGGGAAACTCTGCAACCACCATATATTCACCGTCCAAGACGAATGTCCTTACCGTTATGCGATATCATGTTCTTGTTTATTTTTTAAACCAGGTTTCACCTCTCTTTCATTATATAAATCAAATATCTTATTCGATATGATATGAAAATTTCATTAAATCATAATTTTTTCCAATTTTGCTAAGCATACCCGTACTAAGCTACTTAGCCATATTATACCTGATACAAGAAATAGAACACAAGTTAAATTATGCGAAAGACAAGAGAAGACACTAAAATGAGGTTATAAATTACGAGGGCGAAATTCATATCATCTTTATTATTTTTCCTACTCCATAAGAGTCTAATGGAAAAATATTCATGCGATTTCTTTGCATGAATATTAAACTCTATGCACTAAAATGTTTCATAATATATTAACTCTGCAATCAGTTTATAACAAATTAAATGTTATTTCTGCTTCCCCTACAACCTATTAACTCTAGGTGAATTTACTTCACATAATTTAAAAAATAAAAATGACCTAGTTTCACACTAGGTCATTTTTATTAACGAGGAATAGATTGCATTACAGATTGTAACGTTACTCTTTCTTCTTCTGTTAATGGAAGAAGTGGTAAACGTACCGAACCTACATCTAATCCAACCATTTGCATTGCTGTTTTTACTGGTGTTGGGCTTGGCGCCATAAATAGTGCATCTGTTACTCTTACTAGTAATTGATGTAATTTCTGCGCTTTTTTGAACTCTCCAGCTTGGAATGCAGCAATCATTTCTTGCATTTCATTGCCGATAACATGAGATGCTACAGAAACAATACCTTTTGCTCCAATTGCCATAGCTGGTAACGTTAAACCATCATCACCGCTGTATACTGCAAAGTCGTCCGCTGTTTTTTCAATGATTTCTGTCATTGTTAGCACATCGCCGCCTGCATCTTTAATCGCAACAATGTTTTCTATTTCTGATAAACGAACAACTGTATCAACGGAGATTTGTACAATAGATCGTCCTGGAACGTTATATAGCATAACCGGAAGCGGAGTGCTTTCAGCAATTGTTTTAAAGTGCTGATACATCCCTTCTTGGCTCGGTTTGTTATAATACGGTGCCACTAGCATTACTGCATCAACACCAACTTCAGTCGCCTTTTTTGTTAGCTCAACAGAAGCATGCGTATTATTGCTACCTGTTCCAGCGATTACGGGCACCCTTTTATCGACAACAGATACGACATGGCGATATAACGCTACTTTTTCTTCTGAAGTTAATGTAGGAGATTCACCTGTCGTTCCTCCTACCACGATTGCTGTTGTACCGTTATCAATTAAATAATTTACCAATTTCGTTGTCTTTGCAAAATCGATATTCCCGTTTATATCAAACGGTGTTACCATCGCGGTTGCAATTGTCCCAAAATCTATCATGGTCTCACTCCTTATTGTTCCAGTTGCTTTTCTTTTGAAAGCTCAAACGCACTATGTAATGCATTTACAGCCTCCACTAAATCGGTTTCTTTTACAAGAACCCAAATTGTCGTATGACTATCTGCTGATTGCAGAATTTGAATACCTTTTTCCGCTAAAGCTGTAACGATTTTCGCAGTAACCCCTGGGTATCCTGCCATTCCAGCTCCTACAATAGATACTTTTGCACAATGCTCTGTCACAATTGGCTCATATCCAAGATTATTTAATAATTCAACTGCACGACTTGATACATTATCACTCACCGTATAAGCTACTCCAGTAGGTGAAATGTTAATTAAATCGACACTTATTCCTTCATTCGCCATTTCTTTAAACACATGCTGTTGCAAATCATATGCCGTTTCTTTTGCAAGCACTTTGATTTGCGTCACATTTGATACGTGAGCGATACCTGTAACAGGCCGTTCTTCTACATCACGGCCTTTTGTAGCACCGTCAGATGCTGAAATAAGCGTACCTTCACTATCAGAATACGTAGAACGTACACGAAGCGGCACTTTTGCATGCATCGCAATTTCAACTGCACGTGGATGAACGACTTTTGCACCTTGATATGCCATGTTACAAATTTCATTGTACGTTACAGTTTGAAGATGGCGTGCATCTTTCACAATACGAGGATCCGCAGTCATAACACCTTCTACATCTGTGAAGATATCGATATATTCAGCATGAAGCGCAACACCTAACGCTGAAGCTGAAGTATCGCTACCTCCGCGTCCAAGTGTTGTCGTATCACCTTTTTTCGTTTGTCCTTGGAATCCTGTAACGACGATTACATCTACATTTTTTAACTCTTCATGTACGCGATCACAATTCATTTCAATAATCTTAGCATTCGTAAAATCATCATTTGTTACAAAACCAGCTTGTGCACCATTTAACGCTGCTGCTTTTATACCGTTCTCATTTAACATATTAGAGAAGACGATTGCTGAGATTAATTCTCCGCATGATAATAATAAATCTTGCTCACGATTAGAAATGTTAGATTCCTCTTTATTTACAAGACTTAACAAAGTATCAGTTGCATATGGTTCACCTTTACGGCCCATAGCAGATACGACAGTAACTACTTTATAACCCGCATCTAACGATTTTTTTATATGATGAAGCGCATGCTTACGTCCATTTTCATCACGTACTGATGTGCCACCAAATTTTTGAACAATTATTTTCATATTTTGCACCTTCTCTTAGCCGTTTACACTAATTGTAATTTTACTAAGCGCTCTGCAATTTGAACCGAATTCCATGCAGCGCCTTTTAATAAGTTATCAGATACGACCCAAAGGTGGAATCCTTTATCGTTATTTAAATCTTTACGGATTCTTCCAACGAATACTTCGTTTTTACCTACTGCAGTAGCTGGCATTGGGTATAATTGTTCTGCTGGATTATCTTGCAGTACAATCCCTTCTGCATTTGCAAGTAAGTTCTTTAATTCTTCTACTGTAACGCCTTCTTTTTCCACTTCAATGTACACAGATTCCGAATGACCTGATACAACTGGTAAACGTACACATGTCGCAGCTACTTCTAGTTCTGGCATATGCATAATTTTTTTCGTTTCATTAATCATTTTCATTTCTTCAAATGTAAATCCATTATCTTGGAATTTATCAATCTGTGGAATAGCATTAAAAGCGATTTGGAAATGCTTCTCATCACCTGATACAGGTAAAACATTCGCTTTAACTTCTTCTCCATTTA
This genomic interval from Bacillus cereus contains the following:
- a CDS encoding ABC transporter permease, which encodes MAKKFLTERTINILVPVLSVIFGLIVGAIVMLVSGYDPIVGYAALWEGMVGNPQAIGETLRTMIPLVLAGLSVAFAFRTGLFNIGVEGQLLVGWLAAVWFGYAVSLPAFLHIPLSILVAAIAGGLWGFIPGYLKGKLKVNEVIVTIMMNYIALYVTYDLIKRFIHEGNEKSYDVQASASLASDWLSSLTDGSRLHWGIVVAIIIAIVMWFLLDRTTLGYELKSVGFNQNASQYAGMKVSRNVVLSMTIAGAFAGIGGAMEGLGTFQSMTAMTSFTGIGFDGIAVALLGGNNPFGILLSALLFGGLKSAAPQMNFEADVPSELINVIIACIIFFVACSYVLRWALTRMSKEGK
- a CDS encoding ABC transporter ATP-binding protein, whose protein sequence is MEYVIEMNNITKVFPGIVANDDITLQVKQGEIHALLGENGAGKSTLMNVLFGLYQPEQGEIKIKGKPVKITNPNIANDLGIGMVHQHFMLVHNFTVTENIILGNEPKRKGKIAVEEAAKEIKQLSEQYGLAVDPYAKIEDISVGMQQRVEILKTLYRGAEILIFDEPTAVLTPQEINELIQIMKKLVQEGKSIVLITHKLKEIMEVCDRCTIIRKGKGIGTVDVAKMDEHKLAELMVGRQVNFKTEKIVAKPKEEVLSVANLVVHDARQLPAVKGLDLTVRAGEIVGIAGIDGNGQSELIEAITGLRKVESGSIAIKGKEITNWPVRRITEEGIGHIPEDRHKHGLVLDFSVKDNIVLQTYYKNPFSKKGILNFSKITEKAKALIEQFDVRTPSEQTLARALSGGNQQKAIIAREVDRNPDLLIAAQPTRGLDVGAIEFIHKKLIEQRDNGKAVLLLSLELDEILNVSDRVAVIYEGKIVAIVDAKETNEQQLGLLMAGGTEKEKVNTNG
- a CDS encoding BMP family lipoprotein — encoded protein: MKKKTGLLLSLTLAASTVLGACGNSDKADSDKKGDKEFKVGMVTDVGGVDDKSFNQSAWEGLTKFGKDNNLKKNEGYRYLQSSKDADYIPNLTKFAKDNYNTTFGIGYLMEKSITKVAEQYPKEQFAIVDTVVDKPNVTSITFKDHEGSFLVGAVAAMTTKSNKVGFVGGVKSPLITKFESGFKAGAKAVNPNIEIVSQYADAFDKPEKGSVLASAMYGQGVDVIYHASGATGNGVFTEAKNRKKKGEDVWVIGVDRDQNQEGMPENVTLTSMVKRVDIAVAKVAQEAKDGKLKGGKVEEFGLKDEGVGIAKTTDNVKKVNPEILTKVEEFEKKITAGEIKVPATDEEYKAYEASLKK
- a CDS encoding GntR family transcriptional regulator, with translation MSVKSDSRHLYLRVIDHIKGKIKDGAYKEKQKLPSEFDLAKELGVSRATLREALRILEEENVVIRRHGVGTFVNAKPLFSSGIEQLSSITDMISSVGKTPGTIFLSSSTTTLTEEEKEKFNCEDGFSAVMIERVRTADGEPVVYCIDKLAKEILPDLSGYNEESLLTVIHNNTHKRITYAVAHIEPIGYHPKISPILECEPETALLVLKQMHYDQNDEPILYSINYFRADKFSFHVLRKRM